In the Arachis ipaensis cultivar K30076 chromosome B10, Araip1.1, whole genome shotgun sequence genome, one interval contains:
- the LOC107620686 gene encoding extensin-like — protein sequence MRKKTNAKRPPREKVYKLPTKPSIRSQDRTFTPSPSPPTSPPRCDPMARTKNTPRYPASAKPTPPPKVTPSKPGSSKPSSSKGKRPVAEEPVLEPIQPKSRSVPVRS from the coding sequence atgaggaagaaaaccaatGCTAAAAGGCCTCCTCGTGAAAAAGTGTACAAGCTTCCCACAAAGCCTTCCATTCGCTCCCAAGACCGGACCTTCACTCCATCcccttctcctcctacctctcctcctcgTTGTGACCCCATGGCTCGGACCAAAAATACTCCCAGATACCCTGCCTCTGCCAAGCCGACGCCACCTCCAAAGGTCACTCCCTCAAAACCTGGCTCTTCAAAACCAAGCTCTTCCAAAGGCAAGCGTCCAGTGGCTGAAGAACCAGTTCTCGAGCCAATTCAACCCAAATCCAGGTCGGTTCCAGTGCGTTCATAG